The Nitrospirota bacterium genome window below encodes:
- a CDS encoding (2Fe-2S) ferredoxin domain-containing protein, with protein MPKPKYHIVVCTNSRPPGHPKPSCGSAGSASLLMAFNMGLMQKGVTPGDVIVSGSSCLGPCEQGPTVVVYPDATWYSKVTEADVATIIDEHIKGGKPAATLNPDSVWK; from the coding sequence ATGCCAAAGCCGAAATATCACATCGTCGTCTGCACCAATTCCCGTCCTCCGGGACACCCCAAGCCATCCTGCGGCAGCGCCGGATCGGCCTCCCTCCTCATGGCTTTCAACATGGGCCTCATGCAGAAGGGTGTGACTCCTGGCGACGTCATCGTCAGCGGCTCCTCCTGCCTCGGCCCCTGTGAGCAGGGCCCGACCGTCGTCGTCTATCCTGACGCTACCTGGTACTCCAAGGTGACGGAAGCAGACGTCGCGACCATCATCGATGAACATATCAAGGGCGGAAAACCGGCCGCCACGCTGAACCCTGATTCAGTCTGGAAGTAA
- a CDS encoding MogA/MoaB family molybdenum cofactor biosynthesis protein, translating to MASATHQEHKSHAPKSIGCMVITCSDTRTPDTDTSGQAIHKLLRQFGHEVVVYHLVKDEPAQITDRIKEGLTNDAVQAIIINGGTGISKRDSTFEAVDAMLEKRLVGFGEIFRYLTYMDIGSPAIMSRATAGIIKGRILFSTPGSENAVRMAMEKLILPELGHLVKELSK from the coding sequence ATGGCCAGCGCCACACACCAAGAGCACAAATCCCATGCACCCAAATCCATTGGGTGCATGGTCATTACCTGCAGCGATACCAGAACCCCCGACACCGATACCAGCGGACAGGCCATCCACAAACTGCTCCGGCAGTTCGGGCATGAAGTCGTGGTCTACCATTTAGTAAAGGATGAGCCGGCCCAAATCACGGACCGGATCAAAGAAGGCCTCACAAACGATGCCGTCCAGGCCATCATCATCAATGGCGGCACCGGCATTTCGAAGAGGGACTCAACCTTCGAAGCGGTCGATGCAATGTTGGAAAAACGGCTGGTGGGATTCGGCGAAATCTTCCGCTACCTAACCTATATGGACATCGGCTCCCCGGCCATCATGAGCCGCGCCACAGCCGGCATCATCAAGGGCCGCATCCTGTTCTCCACCCCCGGCTCCGAAAACGCCGTCCGGATGGCGATGGAAAAACTCATCCTTCCAGAGCTCGGCCACCTCGTCAAAGAACTCAGCAAATAG